Proteins encoded in a region of the Streptomyces sp. NBC_00310 genome:
- a CDS encoding alginate lyase family protein, protein MLPLSRRSFLGAAGFTAVAGAGLLSASATAAWAGSTGATRTFTHPGLLHTAADLDRLKAAVAAKESPVHDGYLALAAHARSKSTYTIQNTGRITSWGRGPSNFMGQAVADSAAAHQNALMWCVTGDRAHADKARDILNAWSASLTMITGADGPLGAGLQAFKFVNAAELLRYSGYDGWTDADIARCERSFLDVWYPAVSGYMLYANGNWDLTALQTVLAIGVFCEEPVLFEDALRFAAAGAGNGGVAGRIVTAAGQGQESGRDQGHEQLAVGLLGDAAQVAWNQGVDLWGFDGHRLLANAEYAARYNLGGDVPFTPDLDRTGKYLKKTVSAVGRGTLPPVYEMYYAHYAGVRGLDAPAVEAAVFRGANGARVVEGGNDDLPGFGTFAHAGSAAPASTPAPRPPAGVTAVGAREAVTVAWLPSAWATGYDILRSTRPEGPYEKVATGLDEPTYTDTDVRGGRTYYYTVTAANSRGFSGTSSPAAASAGLPEPWSSQDLGTVRVPGSAAFDGERFVLRASGTADTYHLAHVPLRGDGTVTARIVWPLSSQYSKIGVTLRDSLDAGAVHASMLIQGLPLHTWSGVWSVREVAGGDISATGSTPVPPSQQQAITTSAAFPISSLGTLPQSATPLQAPYVEGAGDGYRLRAPYWVRVTRRGRRCIGAMSPDGIHWTEVGSTEVELGRSVYAGPVLTSCLGVDEEYAETGTGAFDNVSVVSAAQGEVWSVARPARRVTDLRATAGADAVELAWTDPDLSARYRVLRATHADGPYLTIATGVAPVGFGARLRYADATGAPGTTYHYVVTKTNSGGRGPRSKPAAAPTPSPSRPQLTSSTGAFANAGDAFAYLIRASHEPVRFTASGLPDGLRVDRRTGLVSGTPTRTGEFTVTLTAGNAAGDGTGTLTLTVGTPPPAPWTYGDLGDPVLDDRLFGTLGVVAVSTPGSTSYEEDGTFVVRGAGVDLTVNNQGMTGQFVRRPITGDCEAVVRLDSRTGATADRVGLLMAKSLSPFDQAAGAIVSGGTSAQLMLRTTVAGRSAFTGDAKVTTPCLLRLKRTGTLFAAAVSTDGGVTFTPLAEGEIPGFGDAPYHVGLVVCSRSPLTHGTARFSEVSITPT, encoded by the coding sequence GTGCTTCCCCTCAGCAGACGGTCGTTCCTCGGCGCGGCCGGGTTCACGGCCGTGGCCGGCGCCGGACTCCTGTCCGCCTCCGCCACGGCCGCGTGGGCGGGCTCCACCGGAGCGACCCGCACCTTCACCCATCCGGGCCTGCTGCACACCGCCGCCGACCTGGACCGGTTGAAAGCAGCGGTCGCCGCGAAGGAATCACCGGTCCACGACGGCTATCTGGCACTCGCCGCCCACGCCCGGTCCAAGTCGACGTACACCATCCAGAACACGGGCCGGATCACGTCCTGGGGGCGCGGCCCGAGCAACTTCATGGGGCAGGCGGTCGCCGACTCGGCCGCCGCCCACCAGAACGCGCTGATGTGGTGCGTGACCGGTGACCGGGCCCACGCGGACAAGGCGCGGGACATCCTCAACGCCTGGTCGGCGTCCCTCACGATGATCACGGGCGCGGACGGACCGCTCGGCGCTGGCCTGCAGGCCTTCAAGTTCGTCAACGCCGCCGAACTGCTGCGGTACTCCGGCTACGACGGATGGACGGACGCCGACATCGCCCGCTGCGAGCGGTCGTTCCTCGATGTCTGGTACCCGGCGGTCTCCGGCTACATGCTGTACGCCAACGGCAACTGGGACCTGACGGCCCTTCAGACCGTGCTGGCCATCGGCGTGTTCTGCGAGGAGCCCGTCCTCTTCGAGGACGCGCTGCGCTTCGCGGCGGCGGGCGCGGGCAATGGTGGCGTCGCGGGCCGGATCGTCACCGCCGCCGGCCAGGGCCAGGAGTCCGGCCGTGACCAGGGGCACGAACAGCTGGCCGTCGGCCTGTTGGGCGACGCGGCGCAGGTGGCCTGGAACCAGGGCGTCGACCTGTGGGGCTTCGACGGTCACCGCCTGCTGGCGAACGCCGAGTACGCCGCCCGCTACAACCTCGGCGGCGACGTCCCCTTCACCCCCGACCTGGACCGCACCGGCAAGTACCTCAAGAAGACCGTCTCGGCCGTCGGGCGCGGCACCCTGCCGCCGGTCTACGAGATGTACTACGCCCACTACGCCGGAGTACGCGGCCTCGACGCCCCGGCTGTCGAGGCGGCTGTCTTCCGTGGTGCGAACGGCGCCCGGGTGGTCGAGGGCGGCAACGACGATCTGCCCGGCTTCGGCACCTTCGCCCACGCCGGGTCGGCGGCCCCCGCGTCGACTCCCGCACCGAGGCCTCCGGCCGGGGTGACGGCGGTGGGTGCCCGTGAGGCCGTGACGGTGGCGTGGCTGCCGTCGGCCTGGGCCACCGGGTACGACATCCTGCGGTCCACCCGCCCCGAGGGCCCCTACGAGAAGGTCGCCACCGGCCTCGACGAGCCGACGTACACCGACACGGACGTGCGCGGGGGACGGACGTACTACTACACCGTCACCGCCGCCAACTCCCGGGGTTTCAGCGGCACTTCGAGCCCGGCGGCCGCCTCCGCCGGTCTTCCGGAGCCCTGGTCCAGCCAGGACCTGGGGACGGTCCGGGTTCCCGGCTCCGCCGCGTTCGACGGCGAGCGGTTCGTGCTCCGGGCGAGCGGTACGGCGGACACGTACCACCTGGCGCATGTGCCGCTGCGCGGCGACGGCACCGTCACGGCACGGATCGTGTGGCCGCTCAGCTCCCAGTACTCCAAGATCGGCGTCACGCTCCGCGACTCGCTCGACGCGGGCGCCGTCCACGCCTCGATGCTGATCCAGGGGCTGCCGCTGCACACCTGGAGCGGGGTGTGGAGCGTACGGGAGGTGGCCGGGGGCGACATCTCGGCGACCGGCAGTACCCCCGTGCCGCCCTCCCAGCAGCAGGCCATCACCACGTCCGCCGCCTTCCCGATCTCCAGCCTGGGCACGCTGCCGCAGTCGGCGACACCGCTTCAGGCCCCGTACGTGGAGGGCGCGGGCGACGGCTACCGGCTGCGGGCCCCGTACTGGGTACGGGTGACCCGCAGGGGCCGCCGGTGCATCGGGGCGATGTCCCCGGACGGCATCCACTGGACCGAAGTCGGCTCCACCGAGGTCGAGTTGGGGCGTTCGGTGTACGCGGGGCCGGTCCTCACGTCCTGCCTGGGCGTGGACGAGGAGTACGCCGAGACGGGCACCGGGGCCTTCGACAACGTCAGCGTCGTGTCGGCCGCCCAGGGAGAGGTCTGGTCGGTGGCCCGTCCTGCCCGGCGGGTGACCGACCTCAGGGCCACCGCCGGAGCCGACGCGGTCGAGCTGGCCTGGACCGATCCCGACCTCTCCGCCCGCTACCGGGTGCTGCGTGCCACCCACGCCGACGGCCCCTATCTGACGATCGCGACCGGCGTCGCCCCGGTCGGCTTCGGCGCCCGCCTCCGGTACGCGGACGCCACGGGCGCCCCCGGCACGACGTACCACTACGTCGTCACCAAGACGAACAGCGGCGGACGAGGCCCGCGCTCGAAGCCGGCCGCAGCACCGACGCCGAGCCCTTCCCGTCCCCAACTCACCTCTTCCACCGGGGCGTTCGCCAATGCGGGAGACGCCTTCGCGTACCTGATCCGTGCCTCGCACGAACCCGTACGGTTCACCGCGAGCGGGCTCCCCGACGGCCTCCGGGTCGACCGGCGCACCGGTCTGGTCTCCGGAACCCCCACCCGGACCGGCGAGTTCACCGTCACCCTCACCGCCGGCAACGCGGCGGGCGACGGAACCGGCACCCTCACCCTGACCGTCGGCACACCCCCGCCCGCCCCCTGGACCTACGGCGACCTCGGCGACCCGGTCCTCGACGACCGGCTGTTCGGCACCCTCGGCGTGGTCGCCGTCAGCACCCCCGGCAGCACCTCCTACGAGGAGGACGGAACCTTCGTCGTACGGGGCGCGGGCGTCGACCTGACCGTCAACAACCAAGGGATGACAGGCCAGTTCGTACGGCGGCCGATCACCGGTGACTGCGAGGCCGTCGTCCGCCTGGACTCCCGGACCGGGGCCACCGCCGACCGGGTCGGGCTGCTGATGGCCAAGTCGCTGTCGCCGTTCGACCAGGCGGCCGGGGCGATCGTCAGCGGCGGGACCAGCGCCCAGCTCATGCTCCGCACGACCGTGGCCGGACGGTCGGCCTTCACCGGTGACGCCAAGGTCACCACGCCCTGCCTGCTGCGGCTGAAGCGAACCGGGACCCTCTTCGCCGCGGCGGTCTCCACGGACGGAGGCGTCACCTTCACCCCCCTCGCCGAGGGAGAGATCCCCGGCTTCGGTGACGCCCCCTACCACGTGGGCCTGGTGGTCTGCTCCCGCAGCCCGCTGACCCACGGCACCGCGCGATTCAGCGAGGTGAGCATCACCCCCACATAG
- a CDS encoding alginate lyase family protein gives MSRTSPHTDPEESAHEGELSRRGLLRTAGGLTAALALGAASVATTAEAAPATFTHPGMLHAYGELNRAKVRVAAGDDPWLSGWNRLTANSHSASTWTPNPQATIIRGGTGQNYGILYNDIHAAYQNALRWKVAGTTANGDAAVRILNAWSSTLTSVTGNADRFLAAGIYGYQFANAAELMRGYSGFNLDRFKTMMLNVFYPLNNQFLKSHNDACITNYWANWDLCTMNSILAIGILCDDGAKYDQAVNYFKNGAGNGSIAHAVPYLHTDSAGYALGQWQEAGRDQGHSVMGIGQMGAFCEMAWSQGDDLYGYDGNRFMKGAQYVAKYNLGQNVPFTSYTWGTGQNCAQQTHTAVSSESRGQLRPVWDLVHYHYARRRGLSVPYITAMAEKVRPEGGGGDYGSTSGGYDQLGFGTLMYAK, from the coding sequence ATGAGCCGCACTTCCCCCCACACCGACCCCGAAGAATCCGCCCACGAAGGCGAGTTGAGCCGTCGCGGTCTGCTCAGGACCGCCGGCGGTCTCACCGCCGCCCTCGCGCTGGGCGCCGCCTCCGTCGCGACCACGGCGGAGGCGGCCCCGGCCACCTTCACCCACCCCGGCATGCTGCACGCCTACGGTGAACTCAACCGCGCGAAGGTGCGGGTGGCCGCCGGAGACGACCCGTGGCTGTCCGGCTGGAACCGACTGACGGCCAACTCCCACTCCGCGAGCACCTGGACACCCAACCCGCAGGCCACCATCATCCGCGGGGGAACGGGCCAGAACTACGGCATCCTCTACAACGACATCCACGCCGCCTACCAGAACGCGCTGCGCTGGAAGGTCGCCGGCACCACCGCCAACGGCGACGCGGCGGTCCGTATCCTCAACGCCTGGTCCTCGACGCTCACCAGCGTCACCGGCAACGCCGACCGGTTCCTGGCCGCCGGGATCTACGGCTACCAGTTCGCCAACGCCGCCGAACTCATGCGCGGCTACAGCGGATTCAACCTGGACCGGTTCAAGACGATGATGCTCAACGTCTTCTACCCGCTCAACAACCAGTTCCTGAAAAGCCACAACGACGCCTGCATCACCAACTACTGGGCCAACTGGGACCTGTGCACGATGAACTCGATCCTCGCGATCGGGATCCTGTGCGACGACGGCGCCAAGTACGACCAGGCCGTCAACTACTTCAAGAACGGCGCCGGGAACGGCTCGATCGCCCACGCCGTCCCGTACCTGCACACCGACTCCGCCGGCTACGCCCTCGGCCAGTGGCAGGAGGCCGGCCGCGACCAGGGCCACAGCGTCATGGGCATCGGCCAGATGGGCGCCTTCTGCGAGATGGCCTGGTCGCAGGGCGACGACCTCTACGGCTACGACGGCAACCGGTTCATGAAGGGCGCCCAGTACGTCGCCAAGTACAACCTCGGTCAGAACGTGCCCTTCACCAGCTACACCTGGGGCACCGGCCAGAACTGCGCCCAGCAAACCCACACCGCCGTCTCCTCCGAGAGCCGGGGCCAGCTCCGCCCGGTGTGGGACCTCGTCCACTACCACTACGCGCGGCGCCGGGGCCTGTCCGTCCCGTACATCACCGCCATGGCCGAGAAGGTCCGCCCCGAGGGCGGCGGCGGGGACTACGGCTCGACCAGCGGCGGCTACGACCAGCTGGGCTTCGGCACCCTGATGTACGCCAAGTAG
- a CDS encoding carboxylesterase/lipase family protein, translating to MTADRQDPVAGTPYGDVRGTYVYGDGYEDGVAVFRGIPYAAPPFGPRRFRPPVPPESWAGVRDAVAFGPTPPKPPYSEAFARYLSDPVVPGDACLNLNVWTPEPGHGARLPVMVWIHGGALTRGSSAVPVYDGASFARDGVVLVSLNYRLGVEGYGLFPDAPPNLGLRDQLAALKWVRESIAGFGGDPDRVTLCGQSAGAISVGALLAVPRARGLFRRAVLQSGPPEALDRDKVRRMVRRMATRLKVPATAAAFGAVDRSLLAEAQAEVGRLSSPVLGGPAFGIVVDGDLLPTDPLEALTEHGAAPGIDLLMGWTRDEHRLWLVPGGLQERVDRLGAVALTAARARCHCGPELPRRYRDLHPDRGMADLVGRLVTDHLLRVPLHRVADARLDRARSYLYEFAWSSGVPALGSCHALELGFVFDTGDTPASARLAGENAPRDLATALHGAWVRFATDGTPGWPAWDPSRPVRVFDSPDDGRIALGPYDPELALWDADARRSRRVQGAGTFVTSGGGPLPALRRFRRTP from the coding sequence ATGACGGCAGACCGGCAGGACCCCGTGGCCGGTACGCCGTACGGGGACGTACGCGGCACGTACGTGTACGGGGACGGCTACGAGGACGGTGTCGCGGTCTTCCGGGGCATCCCGTACGCGGCCCCGCCCTTCGGCCCCCGCCGGTTCCGCCCGCCCGTCCCGCCCGAATCCTGGGCAGGGGTGCGTGACGCCGTCGCCTTCGGCCCGACGCCTCCGAAACCGCCGTACTCGGAGGCGTTCGCCCGCTATCTGTCGGACCCCGTCGTCCCGGGCGACGCCTGCCTCAACCTGAACGTGTGGACACCGGAGCCGGGCCACGGGGCCCGGCTGCCGGTCATGGTCTGGATCCACGGCGGAGCCCTCACCCGGGGCTCGTCGGCGGTCCCGGTCTACGACGGCGCCTCCTTCGCCCGCGACGGCGTGGTGCTGGTGTCCCTCAACTACCGTTTGGGCGTGGAGGGCTACGGCCTCTTCCCGGACGCCCCGCCCAACCTCGGACTGCGCGACCAGCTGGCCGCGCTGAAGTGGGTGCGGGAGTCGATCGCCGGGTTCGGCGGCGACCCGGACCGGGTGACCCTCTGCGGCCAGTCGGCGGGCGCCATCAGTGTCGGCGCGCTGCTGGCCGTACCCCGCGCGCGGGGCCTGTTCCGGCGGGCCGTGCTGCAGAGCGGGCCGCCCGAGGCCCTGGACCGGGACAAGGTGCGCCGCATGGTTCGCCGGATGGCGACCCGGCTGAAGGTTCCGGCGACCGCCGCGGCCTTCGGCGCCGTGGACCGGTCCCTCCTCGCCGAGGCACAGGCCGAGGTCGGCCGCCTCAGCAGCCCCGTGCTGGGCGGCCCCGCCTTCGGCATCGTCGTCGACGGCGACCTGCTGCCCACCGATCCGCTGGAGGCCCTCACCGAGCACGGCGCGGCCCCGGGGATCGACCTCCTCATGGGCTGGACCCGCGACGAGCACCGTCTCTGGCTCGTCCCCGGCGGCCTCCAGGAGCGCGTCGACCGCCTCGGCGCGGTCGCGCTGACCGCCGCCCGCGCCCGCTGCCACTGCGGCCCCGAGCTCCCGCGGCGCTACCGCGACCTCCACCCCGACAGGGGCATGGCCGACCTGGTCGGCCGGCTCGTCACCGACCACCTCCTGCGCGTCCCCCTGCACCGCGTGGCGGACGCCCGCCTCGACCGGGCCCGCTCCTACCTCTACGAGTTCGCCTGGTCCTCCGGCGTCCCCGCCCTCGGCTCCTGCCACGCCCTCGAACTCGGCTTCGTCTTCGACACCGGCGACACCCCCGCCTCCGCCAGGCTCGCCGGCGAGAACGCCCCGCGCGACCTCGCCACCGCCCTGCACGGCGCCTGGGTCCGCTTCGCGACGGACGGCACCCCCGGCTGGCCGGCCTGGGACCCCTCCCGCCCGGTCCGTGTCTTCGACTCCCCGGACGACGGCCGGATCGCCCTCGGCCCCTACGACCCCGAACTCGCCCTCTGGGACGCGGACGCGAGACGCTCCCGCAGAGTGCAGGGCGCCGGCACCTTCGTCACCTCCGGCGGAGGCCCGCTCCCGGCCCTGCGCCGCTTCCGTCGAACTCCTTGA
- a CDS encoding GbsR/MarR family transcriptional regulator: protein MPGGRLSQQERQQIATGLADGLAYAEIARRLDRPTSTITREVLRNGGPTAYRADLAHRATERRAHRRRQTTPREAQAPEQAHGRDAEAVREYEEVFTTVMMASGMPTMMARVMACLTLTDTGSLTASELAQRLQVSPASVSKAITFLDSQGMIRREQGERRRERYIVDDDVWYQSMLASARAIAQLVEVARQGVGVLGPGTPAADRLENVARFLDFVSESTARAAEQAREILHTKPRTPPGDPAEPGSDHG, encoded by the coding sequence ATGCCGGGAGGCAGGCTCAGCCAGCAGGAGCGCCAGCAGATCGCCACGGGGCTGGCCGACGGCCTCGCCTACGCGGAGATCGCCCGACGCCTGGACCGCCCCACCTCGACCATCACGCGCGAGGTGTTGCGCAACGGCGGCCCCACCGCCTACCGCGCCGACCTGGCCCACCGCGCCACGGAACGCCGCGCCCACCGGCGCAGGCAGACCACACCCCGGGAGGCACAGGCACCCGAGCAGGCCCACGGACGCGACGCCGAAGCCGTACGCGAGTACGAGGAGGTGTTCACGACCGTCATGATGGCCTCGGGCATGCCCACGATGATGGCCCGCGTGATGGCCTGCCTCACCCTCACCGACACCGGCAGCCTCACCGCCTCCGAACTCGCCCAGCGCCTCCAGGTCAGCCCGGCGTCCGTCTCCAAGGCGATCACGTTCCTCGACAGCCAGGGCATGATCCGCCGGGAACAGGGCGAACGCCGCCGTGAGCGCTACATCGTCGACGACGACGTCTGGTACCAGTCGATGCTGGCCAGCGCCCGCGCCATCGCCCAGCTCGTCGAGGTCGCGCGGCAGGGCGTCGGCGTCCTCGGCCCCGGCACTCCGGCCGCCGACCGCCTGGAGAACGTCGCCCGCTTCCTCGACTTCGTCTCCGAGAGCACCGCCCGCGCCGCGGAGCAGGCCCGCGAGATCCTGCACACCAAGCCCCGTACGCCCCCCGGCGACCCAGCCGAGCCGGGCTCGGACCACGGATAG
- a CDS encoding DUF4097 family beta strand repeat-containing protein: MQKFDTPAPVSAVLNIPAGRVQLIAADRADTTVEVRPADASKGRDVKAAERTTVDYRDGVLRIEAPEAKSELFGPSGSLEVTVRLPSGSRVEAKAAGAEFRGVGRLGDVVVDGALGHVKLDEAASARLTLLAGDASVGRLDGPADITSGKGDLRVTEAVRGTVTLRTGHGEISIGAAAGVSASLDAGTSHGRIHNALVNTEGADAQLDIHATTGYGDISARSL, from the coding sequence ATGCAGAAGTTCGACACCCCCGCCCCGGTCTCCGCCGTCCTGAACATCCCCGCCGGACGCGTGCAGCTCATCGCCGCCGACCGGGCCGACACCACCGTCGAGGTCCGGCCCGCCGACGCCTCCAAGGGCCGCGACGTCAAAGCCGCCGAGCGGACCACCGTCGACTACCGCGACGGGGTTCTGCGGATCGAGGCCCCGGAGGCGAAGAGCGAGCTCTTCGGCCCCTCCGGATCCCTGGAGGTGACGGTCCGGCTGCCGTCCGGCTCCCGCGTCGAGGCGAAGGCGGCCGGCGCCGAGTTCCGCGGCGTCGGACGGCTGGGCGACGTGGTCGTCGACGGCGCGCTCGGGCACGTCAAGCTCGACGAGGCCGCGAGCGCCCGCCTGACCCTGCTGGCCGGCGACGCCTCGGTCGGCCGCCTGGACGGCCCCGCCGACATCACCAGCGGCAAGGGCGACCTGCGCGTCACCGAGGCCGTGCGCGGCACCGTCACCCTGCGCACCGGGCACGGCGAGATCTCCATCGGCGCCGCCGCCGGGGTCTCGGCCTCCCTGGACGCCGGCACCTCCCACGGCCGGATCCACAACGCGCTGGTGAACACCGAGGGCGCCGACGCCCAGCTCGACATCCACGCCACCACCGGCTACGGCGACATCTCCGCCCGCAGCCTCTGA
- a CDS encoding ATP-binding cassette domain-containing protein: MSNPAIAANGLRKSYGDKVVLDGVDLTVPEGTIFALLGPNGAGKTTAVKILSTLVSPDPASGEIRVGGHDLAADPQAVRAAIGVTGQFSAVDGLITGEENMLLMADLHHLSRREGRRVAAGLLERFDLVEAAKKPASTYSGGMKRRLDIAMTLVGDPRIIFLDEPTTGLDPRSRHTMWQIIRELVSDGVTVFLTTQYLEEADELADRIAVLNDGGIAAEGTAEELKRLIPGGHVRLRFSDPAAYRSAASALSEVTRDDEALALQIPSDGSQRALRSVLDRLDSAGIEADELTVHTPDLDDVFFALTGSTVPTQRDQPEEAAR; this comes from the coding sequence ATGAGCAACCCGGCCATCGCGGCGAACGGGCTGCGCAAGTCCTACGGCGACAAGGTCGTGCTCGACGGCGTCGACCTGACCGTCCCCGAAGGGACGATCTTCGCCCTGCTCGGCCCGAACGGCGCGGGCAAGACCACCGCCGTCAAGATCCTCTCCACTCTCGTCTCCCCCGACCCCGCCTCCGGCGAGATCCGCGTCGGCGGCCACGACCTCGCCGCCGACCCGCAGGCGGTCCGTGCCGCGATCGGCGTCACCGGGCAGTTCTCCGCCGTCGACGGGCTGATCACCGGCGAGGAGAACATGCTCCTCATGGCGGACCTGCACCACCTGTCCCGGCGTGAGGGGCGCCGGGTCGCCGCCGGACTGCTGGAGCGCTTCGACCTGGTCGAGGCCGCGAAGAAGCCCGCCTCCACCTACTCCGGCGGCATGAAGCGCCGTCTCGACATCGCCATGACCCTGGTCGGCGACCCGCGGATCATCTTCCTCGACGAACCGACCACCGGCCTCGACCCGCGCAGCCGCCACACCATGTGGCAGATCATCCGCGAACTCGTCTCCGACGGCGTCACCGTCTTCCTCACCACCCAGTACCTGGAGGAGGCCGACGAACTCGCCGACCGGATCGCCGTGCTCAACGACGGCGGGATCGCGGCCGAGGGAACCGCCGAGGAGCTCAAGCGGCTGATCCCCGGCGGTCACGTCCGGCTCCGCTTCTCCGACCCGGCCGCGTACCGGAGCGCCGCCTCCGCGCTGAGCGAGGTCACCCGGGACGACGAGGCGCTGGCGCTGCAGATCCCCAGCGACGGCAGCCAGCGCGCGCTGCGCTCCGTCCTCGACCGGCTGGACTCCGCCGGCATCGAGGCCGACGAGCTGACCGTGCACACCCCCGACCTCGACGACGTGTTCTTCGCCCTGACCGGCTCCACCGTGCCCACCCAGCGCGACCAGCCCGAGGAGGCTGCCCGATGA
- a CDS encoding ABC transporter permease yields the protein MSSLSLAVRDSSTMLRRNLLHARRYPSLTLNLLLTPIMLLLLFVYIFGDTMSAGIGGGDRSAYIAYLVPGLLLMTIGSTTIGTAVSVSNDMTEGIIARFRTMAIHRGSVLIGHVIGSVLQSVASVVLVGAVGVAIGFRSTDATALEWLAAFGLLTLFALALTWIAVGMGLISPNAEAASNNAMPLIFLPLISSAFVPVDAMPGWFQPIAEYQPFTPAIETLRGLLLGTEIGHNGWLALAWCLGLAALGYFWSASKFHSDPA from the coding sequence ATGAGCTCCCTGTCCCTCGCCGTACGCGACTCGTCCACGATGCTGCGCCGCAACCTCCTGCACGCGCGGCGCTACCCGTCCCTCACCCTGAACCTGCTGCTCACGCCGATCATGCTGCTCTTGCTCTTCGTCTACATCTTCGGCGACACCATGAGCGCGGGCATCGGCGGCGGAGACCGCTCCGCGTACATCGCCTACCTCGTGCCGGGCCTGCTGCTGATGACCATCGGCAGCACCACGATCGGCACGGCGGTGTCCGTCTCCAACGACATGACCGAGGGCATCATCGCCCGCTTCCGCACCATGGCGATCCACCGCGGCTCGGTGCTCATCGGGCACGTCATCGGCAGCGTGCTGCAGTCGGTCGCCAGCGTGGTCCTCGTGGGTGCCGTCGGCGTGGCCATCGGCTTCCGGTCCACGGACGCCACGGCCCTGGAGTGGCTGGCGGCGTTCGGGCTGCTCACGCTCTTCGCCCTGGCGCTCACCTGGATCGCGGTCGGGATGGGACTGATCAGCCCGAACGCCGAGGCCGCGAGCAACAACGCGATGCCGCTGATCTTCCTCCCGCTCATCTCCAGCGCGTTCGTGCCGGTCGACGCGATGCCGGGCTGGTTCCAGCCGATCGCCGAGTACCAGCCGTTCACGCCCGCCATCGAGACCCTGCGCGGACTCCTCCTCGGCACCGAGATCGGCCACAACGGATGGCTCGCCCTCGCCTGGTGCCTGGGTCTCGCGGCGCTCGGCTACTTCTGGTCGGCCTCGAAGTTCCACAGCGACCCGGCATAA
- a CDS encoding LacI family DNA-binding transcriptional regulator: MTRKNADGGGRSTIRDVAARAGVSAATVSRVLGGAYPVSAATRTQVLRAVRELDYVADARAKAIAGVGTPTLGFVLDDITGPSFALMAHGVEREATRLGHLCLVCSTDGDAAHERDFIETMRAQRAAAVIVVGGGADTPEYRSRTARVADALAAAGSRLVLCGRPPLDPGAPVTVIEYDNEGGAYALCAHVLSQGHRRILFLGGKPEHTTAQGRERGYLAAHRARGVEADPALRLAGDFTRDSGYRSMRRALAEGLDFTAVMAATDMVAAGALTALREAGVAVPGDVSLVGYDDIPFARDLYPPLTTVRVPYEELGRLAVRMALGRERGRASPDEHVLLGTHVVVRDSVGAVGAVGDGVASAG, translated from the coding sequence ATGACCAGGAAGAACGCCGACGGCGGGGGCCGCAGCACGATCCGGGACGTCGCCGCGCGCGCCGGTGTCTCGGCGGCCACGGTGTCGCGGGTGCTCGGCGGGGCCTATCCGGTGAGCGCGGCGACCCGGACGCAGGTGCTGCGGGCCGTCCGCGAGCTGGACTACGTCGCCGACGCCCGCGCCAAGGCGATCGCCGGTGTCGGCACACCCACCCTCGGCTTCGTCCTCGACGACATCACCGGCCCCTCGTTCGCGCTGATGGCGCACGGCGTGGAGCGCGAGGCGACCCGGCTCGGCCATCTCTGCCTGGTGTGCAGCACCGACGGCGACGCCGCGCACGAGAGGGACTTCATCGAGACGATGCGGGCGCAGCGGGCCGCCGCGGTCATCGTGGTCGGCGGCGGCGCGGACACCCCCGAGTACCGGTCGCGCACCGCCCGGGTCGCCGACGCGCTGGCGGCCGCCGGATCACGGCTCGTGCTGTGCGGGCGGCCGCCGCTGGACCCCGGTGCGCCGGTCACGGTCATCGAGTACGACAACGAGGGCGGCGCGTACGCCCTGTGCGCGCATGTCCTGTCCCAGGGGCACCGGCGCATCCTCTTCCTCGGCGGCAAGCCGGAGCACACGACGGCGCAGGGGCGTGAGCGGGGGTATCTGGCGGCCCATCGCGCGCGGGGCGTCGAGGCGGACCCGGCGCTGCGGCTGGCCGGGGACTTCACGCGCGACTCCGGATACCGGTCGATGCGGCGGGCGTTGGCGGAGGGGCTCGACTTCACGGCGGTGATGGCGGCGACCGACATGGTGGCGGCGGGGGCGCTCACCGCGCTGCGCGAGGCGGGGGTGGCGGTGCCGGGGGATGTGTCCCTGGTGGGCTACGACGACATTCCGTTCGCGCGCGATCTGTATCCGCCGCTGACGACGGTGCGTGTGCCGTACGAGGAGTTGGGGCGGCTTGCCGTGCGGATGGCGTTGGGGCGGGAGCGGGGGCGCGCATCGCCGGACGAGCACGTGCTGTTGGGGACGCATGTGGTGGTGCGTGATTCGGTGGGGGCGGTGGGGGCGGTGGGGGACGGGGTCGCGTCTGCCGGCTGA